A stretch of the Ignavibacteriales bacterium genome encodes the following:
- the rpsC gene encoding 30S ribosomal protein S3 has product MGQKTHPIGFRLGITKLWDSNWYDEKGFAGKLQEDLMVRNYVRNRLKKAGISRILIDRTPKRAVITIHTSRPGIVIGKSGKEIAQLEEELKKVTSKDVKILIHEIKRPELDAQLVAEAIASQIEGRISFRRAMKQSITAAMRMGAEGIRVMCGGRLGGAEIARREQYKEGRIPLHTIRADIDYATATSRTIYGAIGIKVWICKGEILGPVNR; this is encoded by the coding sequence TTGGGTCAGAAAACGCATCCGATTGGATTTCGTCTCGGCATTACCAAGCTGTGGGATTCAAACTGGTATGACGAGAAAGGGTTCGCAGGAAAGCTACAGGAGGATTTGATGGTCCGGAACTACGTCCGGAACCGCCTCAAGAAAGCTGGAATATCCCGAATTCTGATCGATCGGACGCCAAAGCGCGCTGTGATTACTATTCACACGTCGCGCCCCGGTATCGTAATCGGAAAGAGCGGGAAGGAAATTGCCCAGCTCGAGGAAGAGCTCAAAAAGGTTACCTCGAAGGACGTCAAGATTCTCATCCATGAAATCAAACGGCCGGAACTCGATGCGCAGCTTGTCGCGGAAGCCATCGCTTCGCAGATCGAAGGGAGAATCTCCTTCCGACGTGCGATGAAGCAGTCGATCACTGCCGCGATGCGCATGGGCGCTGAGGGGATCCGCGTCATGTGCGGTGGGCGATTGGGCGGGGCTGAAATTGCGCGGCGTGAACAGTATAAGGAAGGCCGCATCCCGTTGCACACCATCCGTGCCGACATCGATTATGCGACAGCGACCTCCCGGACGATCTACGGTGCGATCGGGATCAAAGTCTGGATCTGCAAGGGCGAGATCCTTGGCCCGGTGAACCGCTAA
- the rplP gene encoding 50S ribosomal protein L16 → MLMPKRVKFRKTQRGRMRGKATRGAQVAFGDFGLKALEPAWITQRQIEATRVALTRMMKREGKVWIRIFPDKPVTKKPAETRMGSGKGVPEFWVAVVKPGRVMFELGGVTRELAAEAFKLASHKLPIKVKLVTRVDYEAQ, encoded by the coding sequence ATGTTGATGCCAAAGAGAGTGAAATTCAGAAAAACCCAGCGCGGCCGCATGCGGGGCAAGGCCACGCGCGGAGCGCAGGTCGCCTTCGGAGATTTCGGTCTCAAAGCGTTGGAGCCGGCATGGATCACGCAGCGACAGATCGAAGCCACCCGTGTCGCGTTGACCCGGATGATGAAGCGCGAGGGCAAAGTGTGGATCCGGATTTTTCCGGACAAACCGGTGACGAAGAAGCCTGCTGAGACCCGTATGGGAAGCGGCAAAGGTGTTCCGGAGTTCTGGGTTGCCGTTGTGAAACCGGGCCGCGTCATGTTCGAGCTTGGCGGTGTCACGCGGGAATTGGCCGCGGAAGCGTTCAAGCTGGCGTCCCATAAGCTTCCCATCAAGGTGAAGCTGGTCACGCGGGTCGATTACGAAGCCCAATAA
- the rpmC gene encoding 50S ribosomal protein L29, with translation MKAFELRELSDTELIKRIQEEEESLANLRFQKVISQLENPMKLRLTRKDIARMKSILRERQLKKPEPQTDQSANQKKA, from the coding sequence ATGAAAGCGTTTGAATTACGTGAACTCTCCGACACGGAGCTGATCAAGAGGATCCAGGAAGAAGAAGAAAGTCTTGCGAATCTTCGTTTTCAGAAGGTAATCAGCCAGCTGGAGAATCCGATGAAGCTTCGGTTGACGAGAAAAGACATTGCGCGGATGAAGAGTATTCTCCGCGAGCGTCAATTGAAGAAACCTGAGCCACAGACCGATCAATCTGCTAATCAGAAGAAGGCGTAA